The Anguilla anguilla isolate fAngAng1 chromosome 4, fAngAng1.pri, whole genome shotgun sequence genome has a window encoding:
- the LOC118224645 gene encoding protein FAM110B-like yields the protein MPTEALQADSMVKPAGQATSFASTVPLRILNKGPDYFRRQAEPNPKRLSAVERLEADKAKYVKSQEVINAKQEPVKPAVLPKPPVCPVTKRAGSSPALKASNNNSKSDTCVKRENLNLEILKNILNSSEGSSTGTVHKHSARSWAPQRSESTELNRRSFAESLKVFPTQGHSSPQGSNLNISKRLFEEQSSDSSLHVSHSSSDIRRICNGKPLRATPSSSSAPPLPPKPNVSSCNTLKSPENEAPAEPGSTVSRRPSLHRSKSDLSDRYARASADVERFFNYCGLDPEELENFGVENFTRANSDIISLNFRSASMISSDCDQSRHSNDDLTDDEDANERVPYGISAVERNARVIKWLYSIKQARESQKVSHV from the coding sequence ATGCCTACAGAAGCACTACAGGCAGATAGCATGGTCAAGCCTGCCGGCCAAGCCACCTCCTTCGCCTCCACCGTGCCCTTGCGCATACTGAACAAAGGGCCGGACTATTTCCGCAGACAGGCAGAGCCTAACCCCAAGAGACTGAGCGCGGTGGAGAGGCTGGAGGCCGACAAGGCCAAATACGTGAAAAGTCAGGAGGTGATCAACGCAAAGCAGGAGCCGGTGAAGCCCGCCGTGCTGCCCAAGCCGCCGGTGTGCCCGGTCACCAAGAGGGCGGGGAGCAGCCCGGCCCTCAAGGCCTCCAACAACAATTCCAAGTCGGACACCTGCGTCAAGCGCGAGAACCTGAACCTGGAGATCCTGAAGAACATCCTCAACAGTTCGGAAGGCTCGTCCACGGGGACGGTCCACAAGCACAGCGCCCGGAGCTGGGCGCCGCAGCGCTCCGAGTCCACCGAGCTCAACCGCCGCTCCTTCGCCGAGTCCCTGAAGGTGTTCCCCACTCAGGGTCACTCCAGCCCCCAGGGGAGCAACCTCAACATCAGCAAGCGGCTCTTCGAGGAGCAGTCCAGCGACTCGTCCCTGCACGTCTCCCACAGCTCCTCGGACATTAGGAGAATATGCAACGGCAAGCCCCTGAGAGccacccccagcagcagctccgCGCCGCCCCTGCCACCCAAGCCCAACGTCTCCAGCTGCAACACGCTCAAGTCCCCGGAGAACGAGGCGCCGGCGGAGCCCGGCAGCACCGTGAGCCGGAGGCCCTCGCTGCACCGGTCCAAGTCGGACCTGAGCGACCGGTACGCTCGCGCTAGCGCTGATGTCGAacgtttttttaattactgtggACTCGATCCTGAAGAGCTTGAAAACTTTGGCGTGGAGAACTTTACCCGGGCCAACTCAGATATTATATCGCTTAACTTCCGCAGCGCCAGCATGATAAGTTCAGACTGTGACCAGTCGCGGCACAGCAACGACGACCTGACAGACGACGAGGACGCCAACGAGCGGGTGCCGTACGGCATCTCGGCCGTCGAGAGGAACGCCAGAGTCATTAAATGGCTCTATAGCATCAAGCAGGCTCGAGAGTCTCAGAAAGTTTCTCATGTTTGA